The following are encoded together in the Anopheles nili chromosome 3, idAnoNiliSN_F5_01, whole genome shotgun sequence genome:
- the LOC128725258 gene encoding uncharacterized protein LOC128725258, with amino-acid sequence MKLLVVWLMVISLLGCEALFGIEVSPNIPEAASITSACSKLISVSQQIISATNSLSEASFGTYQLQNGVTSMLSSVKQTYTALIAIAQELITVTNANSGNLDTLFTNLQSNLAAFSMTTITVRFAAWFMLLDPSAIPDTSIVTLTLNDVSTFFNSVVPQKVKQFSASRISQATFYNAISKDQMSTFAQGLTALAQNQETVMVPFVNSVAGAFRTSNEKQTLFLTNADSAFQSAEATFASTYTRIFELNKQFRTAANEIQPTIRSSVERFTKSMDEFHDLYLGASGADYITMASEMYNSFSLNVTEQTKVVEARLELARNSATDNPVASFGEALAFGFKIVSRALVRIMQKATNTAGINCLHQAIGKFSVDYTSNLRSAFGLCISSSDYDFSAPVTAQMTTVKDIQNDMLQYFKMLNTALGGVSNSSPVSARIQADTFLTAYFSQRVSIMTTLMQQLVNMANELNVDYNLLIARSRYCLAMNVAVAKQLSSDFSQAIIAC; translated from the exons ATGAAGTTGCTCGTAGTTTGGCTTATGGTGATCTCACTACTT GGATGTGAAGCGTTGTTCGGAATTGAAGTATCACCGAATATCCCCGAGGCTGCAAGCATAACCAGCGCCTGTTCGAAGCTAATATCCGTTTCGCAACAAATCATCTCCGCAACCAACAGCCTTAGTGAGGCATCGTTTGGGACGTACCAGCTTCAAAATGGCGTCACGTCTATGCTTTCCTCGGTGAAACAAACCTACACCGCCCTGATAGCGATCGCACAAGAGCTGATCACGGTGACTAACGCGAACAGTGGCAATTTGGATACCTTATTTACGAATCTCCAATCGAACCTGGCGGCATTCAGTATGACAACGATTACGGTCCGTTTTGCCGCGTGGTTTATGCTGCTGGATCCAAGCGCGATACCCGACACCTCCATTGTCACGCTGACGCTAAACGATGTGAGCACATTCTTCAACAGCGTTGTGCCTCAGAAAGTGAAGCAATTTTCTGCGAGCAGAATTTCACAAGCCACATTCTACAACGCCATCTCGAAGGACCAAATGAGCACGTTTGCGCAAGGCCTAACGGCGTTGGCACAGAACCAAGAAACCGTCATGGTACCGTTCGTCAACAGCGTGGCCGGTGCTTTTCGAACGAGCAATGAAAAGCAGACGTTGTTCCTAACAAACGCCGATTCGGCATTCCAGAGTGCGGAAGCAACGTTCGCCTCAACGTATACGCGCATCTTCGAACTGAACAAGCAGTTCCGTACGGCGGCAAACGAGATACAACCCACGATTCGTTCCTCCGTCGAGCGGTTCACAAAGAGCATGGACGAGTTCCACGATCTGTACCTTGGTGCATCAGGTGCGGATTACATCACGATGGCAAGCGAAATGTACAACTCGTTCTCGCTTAATGTCACCGAGCAAACGAAGGTAGTAGAAGCACGACTGGAACTAGCTCGAAATAGTGCCACCGACAATCCGGTGGCTAGTTTTGGGGAAGCACTTGCCTTTGGGTTCAAGATAGTGAGTCGGGCGCTTGTGAGGATCATGCAAAAAGCAACCAACACCGCTGGTATCAACTGTCTGCATCAGGCTATCGGTAAGTTCAGTGTCGATTACACCAGCAATCTGCGGAGTGCCTTTGGTTTGTGCATCTCCAGCAGTGACTATGACTTTTCGGCTCCTGTCACCGCTCAGATGACTACGGTGAAAGACATCCAGAATGACATGCTGCAGTACTTTAAAATGCTCAACACCGCACTCGGTGGGGTGTCAAATTCGAGTCCCGTTAGTGCGAGGATCCAAGCGGACACGTTTCTTACAGCG tACTTTAGCCAAAGGGTCTCTATAATGACCACCTTGATGCAGCAGCTGGTCAACATGGCAAATGAACTGAATGTTGATTACAACCTACTGATCGCTCGGTCTCGCTACTGTCTGGCAATGAATGTTGCCGTCGCGAAGCAGTTGTCGTCAGACTTTTCCCAGGCGATCATCGCGTGCTAA